A section of the Humulus lupulus chromosome 2, drHumLupu1.1, whole genome shotgun sequence genome encodes:
- the LOC133819783 gene encoding uncharacterized protein LOC133819783 translates to MKSKQTPFRVVGQRSIVSSFLTPSSSNPVPKEDSEKGSSISLSDFLQRKLNDDSGLPRTVKGKAKPFSSLLGLKDGSLDEKIGAPNVVEKVVLEQFKHIETVNKEDLVGSSSNGSNGEVENIAAVPESRKRKSFEGRNEKQITRRHVVVLGGNPKPKQQRRDKYIRNENQVPTYNHYANGGGWWDSNMEGVDNEEVGFSEVWEGVGSTTFGGCLDWH, encoded by the exons ATGAAATCGAAGCAAACTCCTTTCAGAGTAGTTGGCCAACGCTCTATCGTTTCTTCATTCCTCACCCCATCTTCTTCCAATCC GGTTCCAAAAGAAGATTCGGAGAAAGGGTCGAGCATTTCGCTCTCGGACTTCCTCCAACGGAAGCTCAACGACGATTCTGGACTCCCCAGGACGGTcaaa GGCAAAGCTAAGCCTTTTTCGTCTTTGTTGGGACTCAAAGATGGGTCTCTTGATGAAAAAATTGGGGCTCCGAATGTTGTTGAGAAAGTGGTTCTTGAACAATTCAAGCATATAGAAACTGTGAACAAAGAAGATTTGGTTGGTTCAAGTAGTAATGGCTCCAATGGCGAAGTTGAAAACATAGCCGCTGTGCCAGAATCAAGAAAGAGGAAAAGCTTTGAAG GCAGGAATGAGAAGCAAATTACTCGAAGACATGTGGTAGTTCTTGGTGGAAATCCAAAACCCAAGCAACAAAGAAGGGACAAGTATATTAGGAACGAGAATCAAGTTCCTACTTACAACCACT ATGCAAATGGTGGTGGCTGGTGGGACTCCAACATGGAGGGGGTTGACAATGAAGAAGTTGGCTTTAGCGAGGTATGGGAAGGAGTGGGTTCGACAACTTTTGGAGGGTGTCTAGACTGGCATTGA